In Capsicum annuum cultivar UCD-10X-F1 chromosome 7, UCD10Xv1.1, whole genome shotgun sequence, one genomic interval encodes:
- the LOC107878170 gene encoding uncharacterized protein LOC107878170 isoform X2 translates to MSFLTGRLAAGKEGAFFFEESKHAVTRLAQKINKPTSPSNQESSLSSPSPDVLPEILRHSLPSKIFHSPVSSDNSLSNATKWVLPTDINKTSSVSPDALNPLRAYVSLPQVTFGPKRWQLPDTENSLQASTANDLRHDKYTPLNPEKLKAAAMGMSQIAKAFAIATALVFGGSALTFSLAASKLELRNPDDIRTKGKDIVQPRLETFKEQLIPLRIWTQEKSKKWRLEKEEDIKEKPLIKELSKILGAKSSN, encoded by the exons ATGAGTTTCTTAACAGGAAGATTAGCAGCCGGTAAAGAAGGGGCATTTTTCTTTGAAGAATCCAAACACGCCGTTACCCGTTTAGCCCAAAAAATCAACAAACCAACTTCTCCTTCAAATCAAGAATCATcactttcttctccttctcctgaTGTTCTTCCTGAAATTCTTAGACATTCTTTACCTTCCAAGATTTTTCATTCACCTGTCTCTTCGGATAACTCACTCTCTAATGCTACCAAATGGGTTCTCCCTACTGATATCAATAAGACATCTTCTGTATCACCTGATGCTCTTAATCCTCTAAGAGCTTATGTTTCTCTTCCCCAAGTTACTTTTGGACCTAAAAG GTGGCAGTTGCCAGATACAGAAAACTCATTACAAGCCTCAACAGCAAATGACTTGCGGCACGATAAATACACACCTCTTAATCCTGAAAAACTTAAAGCTGCAGCTATGGGGATGTCTCAAA TTGCAAAGGCATTTGCTATTGCCACTGCTCTTGTCTTTGGTGGTTCCGCCTTGACGTTTAGCTTGGCAGCATCCAAGCTAGAGTTGCGCAAT CCTGATGATATCCGGACTAAAGGGAAGGACATCGTTCAGCCAAGATTGGAAACATTTAAAGAGCAGCTGATTCCTTTAAGGATATGG ACTCAAGAGAAGTCGAAAAAATGGCGTCTGGAGAAGGAAGAAGACATTAAAGAGAAGCCTTTAATAAAGGAGCTCTCTAAAATATTGGGTGCCAAGTCGTCGAACTAA
- the LOC107878170 gene encoding uncharacterized protein LOC107878170 isoform X1 gives MSFLTGRLAAGKEGAFFFEESKHAVTRLAQKINKPTSPSNQESSLSSPSPDVLPEILRHSLPSKIFHSPVSSDNSLSNATKWVLPTDINKTSSVSPDALNPLRAYVSLPQVTFGPKRWQLPDTENSLQASTANDLRHDKYTPLNPEKLKAAAMGMSQIAKAFAIATALVFGGSALTFSLAASKLELRNWHKKPDDIRTKGKDIVQPRLETFKEQLIPLRIWTQEKSKKWRLEKEEDIKEKPLIKELSKILGAKSSN, from the exons ATGAGTTTCTTAACAGGAAGATTAGCAGCCGGTAAAGAAGGGGCATTTTTCTTTGAAGAATCCAAACACGCCGTTACCCGTTTAGCCCAAAAAATCAACAAACCAACTTCTCCTTCAAATCAAGAATCATcactttcttctccttctcctgaTGTTCTTCCTGAAATTCTTAGACATTCTTTACCTTCCAAGATTTTTCATTCACCTGTCTCTTCGGATAACTCACTCTCTAATGCTACCAAATGGGTTCTCCCTACTGATATCAATAAGACATCTTCTGTATCACCTGATGCTCTTAATCCTCTAAGAGCTTATGTTTCTCTTCCCCAAGTTACTTTTGGACCTAAAAG GTGGCAGTTGCCAGATACAGAAAACTCATTACAAGCCTCAACAGCAAATGACTTGCGGCACGATAAATACACACCTCTTAATCCTGAAAAACTTAAAGCTGCAGCTATGGGGATGTCTCAAA TTGCAAAGGCATTTGCTATTGCCACTGCTCTTGTCTTTGGTGGTTCCGCCTTGACGTTTAGCTTGGCAGCATCCAAGCTAGAGTTGCGCAAT TGGCATAAGAAG CCTGATGATATCCGGACTAAAGGGAAGGACATCGTTCAGCCAAGATTGGAAACATTTAAAGAGCAGCTGATTCCTTTAAGGATATGG ACTCAAGAGAAGTCGAAAAAATGGCGTCTGGAGAAGGAAGAAGACATTAAAGAGAAGCCTTTAATAAAGGAGCTCTCTAAAATATTGGGTGCCAAGTCGTCGAACTAA